TAAATGGAGGCTAGCAATTACAGACGGATGTTCCATCAGCACAAATTGAAACGTAAACAGGCCAAAATAAACCAAAGCAAGCACACTTGTCTGGCCGGCATTAAGATACACTGCAGCATTTCGACAACACGAGCACCACCGAGACAGCGAGGTCGCACCTACAACATGCCCAATATATCCCACAAGAATAAAGGCAACCAAGACTACAGTTTATATCAATTCCCATTCGAtttcccttttttctttcttatcatATGTCACATGAATTGGCCGATCTTGGTGCTAATTAATGGCTGCATGGCAGTGTCCAATGACAAAGGGTGAAAAGAATAGAAACTGAAACGGGTCGGTATAAAATATAACCCAATTACTTTAGCTAGTACTAATATACGTGTGGTAACGCACCCCAGCGGCACTGTAAGAGACGCTCAGATGGAACACTTGCAAGCTTCAATCTCCAGGTGAAACCTGAACGTGCTGCTACAACCCAACACCACAACCACAAATACCAATAAGCAGCAAAAGAAATGTACTTACCACAGAGCCATGAGTCTTATTGAACAGGTAGACAGCATACTCGCGGTGAATGTCCTCAGTTTCTGCCTTTGTTTCAATGGCCTTTTTCACAAGCCACTAAAGGCAGAGAAATGGGGTAAGAGAAGATGCATATTTCAGATTACAAGAATGCACACTTGTACAAGGAAGACAAGGAAAGTTGTTAACAGCATTCTTTTGTGCAGCTTTTACAGATGTGTAGTATTGGCTGCAAAAGCTTGTGGCATACAGGTGACATTAAAAAAATCTAATTTCCTTTAAAGCCAGGACATGTAGCTCGGAATTTATTATAACTGCAAAAAGTTAATTTTTCCTTGCATCCTCCACGTACCACTTTTACCACTATTAGCTGCGATGCACAACATTTCTCACAGACAGGTGAAGGCAATGAAATCATGAAGTGTTACAATGGTTATTGTGTTATGTGTTGCCAAGTAGTTTATTCAAAGCAACAGTGCCAGTGCAGCATGCACTCAATGATCATAAATGAACATACAGGTCTATGATATATTGGTATTTATGTCATATGAGGACAATGAAATATGTGCATGCTTCTCCAAACATTTCTATTTACATACTTAGGTTGTGTCTCAAACCACAAGTGCAGCATATACATAAGTGGGTTAGATGAGCACATggctaaaattaaaaaaagaaaaaaaaaaaaaaaagaaagacggggAGGTCTATGGTAACATGCATATCCAATTACATTTTCACAACATAAACAGCATATGGCAATGCACCTCCCAGGACTACAATTTAAATGAAAATGTAGTCTCCTAATGACTGTTTCTTTACCGAAGTCTGTACTTTTGTAGCATGCGCATTCAATTTGATAAACTTTTTAACTGCTCTACATTTCATGTTTTTCACTTTTTTCCTGTGCGCACTGACTGGTGATGTGCAGTGTGCGCGATCGTCGCTACATAATGCTGAAAGGCGACATGGGCGAATTTTGTGCAACTGATTTTTGGTGATTGGCCGGGCACACTAATTTGATTATTCTAGCAGCGATGCATGGTTGAAATATAATTACAGCCGTCACATCCCAACATCTTCACGGTGACGTGTGCCTACAGCTCTCCCTGCTACATACAGCAATGAAAAGCACGGAAGTTCATCATATTGCAACAACTCACTTGAATCACGGGAAATATATGATCGAAGTCCAAGCCCTGTATCTGATGGGGTTCGATCCTATGTGGACATTTCATCCGAAGCAGCACTCGCACAATCTTCTCGGTCAGTGATCTGTCAAAGACAAAGTGTATCTATGACACGAGCCGAGAGTCAGGTTACCAAAACTATTAAAGGGGCTTCACCTACATCTTTTGACCGATGCTGAGGTTCTCATTAAATGGAAGGTCGACATCGATGTCCACAGCGCAGACTTCTATGGCCCACGCCATGCCACCGACAATCTATATATGCAGTGAATGAGTTGCTGAAGGACAACACGGTTGGAAAAGCATAACAAAGGGCGCTTGAATGAAGAGCAGTTTATTACCTTATCGAAAGACGATATTCCTTTGATTCGAGCACGAAAGTAACCGGCCGCAACAAGCAGCTCACTAATTTCTTGCATCTTGTCGTTTTGATCGCCTCGAGTCTGCATTGAGCAAGAACCAAAATAAAGACGAAGGCAATCGTTTGGTGAATTTGCTTTATTCGCGAGCACGACAGTGCTAAACGTATTTGAACAGAGAATAACAAGCCATTGTAAGTAATGTAACCACAAGAAGAGTTTAGGATAACCAAGGCGAAATTATTGGCAGAATTAATTCGACTTAGCATCAAGCTCTGGTTACCTTCATGAGTGCAGAATCCATGGTGTGCAACGGATGAACAGGGTGAAGGTGATTTGACTTTATTGTAATAACGACCTAGATTTCATAAACATGAACAACTTGTCCGAGTCGCAAATCTCCCGGCCAGTGCAAACGCCCCTCACAGCACCATCATCGCTTGATATCGATAACAACAATGTTTGAGGTTGAGGGCGCCACGGATTGACAAAAGAGTCGGTGGAGCAACTCGGCCTTCAGCTTGCAAGTAGTCCCAACACAAAGGCGTACAGTCGAAACACCCAAGTGGCAAGCACTTCGTATGTGACAACTCAACACTCGGTGCCAATGCTCTCGCACGACAATAAAAGCAAAAAACAGTGGCACGGGGACGAACGCCCCAGCGAAGCAAGGCCGGAAAACGGAACCGGCGCTGATGGTGCGACACCGAAGTCGGTCATGTGTTGGATGACCGCGCTCCCATTGGACGCGGCATCGCACGAGCATAGCCCTAAGCGCTGATTGGGCGCAGTCTATCGTCTGTTTTTGCGTTCTCTTCGTCACCAGAGGGTAAAAGTGAAACATAAACAATGATACAGCCTGAGAAACGTGCTCGTCGAGGCGTCGCCTGCGCGATAAAGTCGACGTAGAGTAGCACCCGAGATCGCGCGTGCGGAGTTTCCTGGCCAAAGGTAACTGATATACTACGAACCCGCGGCCGACGACGAAGGGGCATCATCCGCGCGGCCGCTGAACGCTCAGTGCTTCTCGCGCGTCGGTACTCCGCGGCCTGCTGACCCATTGTCAGGCGTGTGACTTGTCAATCGCGCCACTCGGCAGAGGTGAATGCTCAGATCAGTTACGTCACCGAGATCCGGCTCCGAAGGACTCGTCTCGCGCAGCAGTGGGATGCTGCAGATCGTTGGAAGCGCGCAGGAGCGTCTCTGTCTTGGTGGTGTGTGAACGGCAGCGAACATTCTTCGAGCAACAATGACGGCCACGAGAAGTCTCCTGTGGAGGGTTTCGTTTCTCTTCTGCGTCGGGGTTTTCTTCAGCATGATGCTGGACTTCTTTCAAATACAGTACCGCCTCTCGGCGTTCGAGCGCAATCTCATCGGATCTGTGTTCATGTCATCGCCGTGGTGGGTCCCCGCCATATGTGGCACAGCTGCTGGTGAGCCAAACCTCCcgttttatttttatgtttaatTCGTAGGCCCTGCGTTGCTTAACCTAATTGCCTATCGCGACAGCGCAATATGCCCTATACTAGTTGGACTGATTATTATTGGGATCACATCGCTGCCCATTCCCTGCGCGTATGCGTTACCGCAAATAAATGGTGGCCAAAAATAGCTTTTTCTATTTTGGTGCACAGATGACCCAGTAATTGTGTATTCTGAGAACGAGCTCCTATTCCAATTTTGTTCGAAATTGCCATGCTTGAAGAGCTTTAGCAAAGAATATACACAACTGTGGCCATTTGATTTCAGTTTGCACGGCGGCTTTATTGTGCCTGCGCGTATTACGGCGCCtgtatttttattttctgttaTATGAATTCAGAAACGTTGCAGCGTTTACTGACTTTTACGTATTATGAACTCTGCTTCCAGTCTCAGTGGGCCTGCTGTATCCATGCCTGGACCACAAGCTTGGCGAGGAAACTATTCCCCACCACTGGTCTGATGTCATGAAGTGCGTCGCGCTCTTCGTGGGGATCAATCAAGCCAGCGCTGTATccttaaaaaaaatgtttgtgcaTGCGTTTGCTTGACATTTgacgggtatatatatatatatatatatatatatatatatatatatatatatatatattgttagtTCGTTAGAAGTGTTCAGCTTTGCAACATATGCTCTTATCTGCATACATCTTGGCAAGCCCTAGCAAATGGAACATAATTCTACCCAAATTCATCATCAACAGTAGTTCATCATTGCCAACAGTTAAGGCAGGACAAGTGCGATATCTTGGCACGTTGTAACTAGACCAGGTGGGATCTCCACAGAAACAAATATAATTCTGAAATCATTCCTATTGTCCTAAGcagtgctttatttttatttggcaCATTGTAATATGCAAAACCAATTTTTTATACACCAGCTGGCAGAATTCTTGGAAATTTCGCAAAAGCCTTTTCTCAGTTGATGTGAACCACCAGTGGCCTTATTTCAGGATGACCATTCTTGGTGGTATCATTTTCATCATGTGCGAAAAGGCAGTGGACATGACAAAGCGGTATAGGCTGGTACACCTGCCactgagattatttttgcatAGATAAGTGTATTGTGTAAATGAGCAGCAAAAATACTATGTCATTGCCCCTTGCTGCTATGAGGCATCACTGTGCTTTGATATTGTCACAGGAATTATTACAGATGTGATAAAGAAGAATCTCCTCCTAATGCATGCAAGCTCGTTGGACTAGCCCACCAGATGCTGCAATAAGGTTGTCCACTATAGTTGTGCTTCTTGGCTGCAATTAATGTCATGGCAAAATCTGTTCAAATGAACTTTTTTGTAAGCTAGTTGGTGTATACTATGGAAGCAACGAATAGTGCAAACTGAGAAATTTGTACAGAAAGACAATGTAAAGGCTGGTGAAATGCAGTGGCTTATAACAATTATGTCCGAATGCAGCTTTTTAGCTTATAACTTGAGACGTAATGTTGTGGAGCCAAGCCTTGAGCCACAGTTGTCCGTCCTTGACTGAGCTGTCCACAGAAAATTGAGCTGCAGAGCGACTGGCAACCTGCACTGTCTCTGGTGCTGCTTTCGGTGAGCCTCTGGTGGCTGTGCGACCGCACGCAAGGTGGCTTTGGCCTCAGCATCCTCACAGCATTTGTGGCCACCTTGGTGGCCCACTTCCTTGTGTACTACAGGATTGGCaggtaggcttttttttttttaacacgaaagtgttttatgccggggtccaccaagacttcactaacgtatttccgtcacggaaatacgtcatagaacataatacaaagaaagaaaccagaagaaaaagttccacaaacatgcaaaatttggaaatcgaacccacgacctctcggtccgcgacgatagatcgccgagcgtttaacccattgcgccacaaacgcatttgcagagagctacacagacgcgccttatatatctaacactcctccgtgtacccgcgctcttgctcggggcggtgccgccgcctacgagcagaaaagagaagtactgcattatgacactaacgcgcaccgacagtgaacgcttcggtggtctcagcactacgacgcctcgatgccagcattcgaagggacgctggcatcaagaagcactaccaacgccacctaggtggcgttcaccgtactcagcacagcggagcgtggcctccgcaattagctctgaaaatgtttctgaagttgatcgcggaggctgcaattacgacgcgctgtacgcgctgatttgactcggtgacgattcagttacgtgctttgtcttgcgtgttgtattagtgtgtcagttacgtgcttcgtctttcgcgttgtgctagcgtgtgcagcgtagtgcagcttccatatgcacgacggttgctcatggtcatcgacgttggtagtcgtgatggaggagacgtgccaccaggcgtcagcgtgggtgcatcaacgcctaagggcgctttagccacaaaacaccaatagacattatatatcaatgtgcaataaacattacactacttctgtgaagacacgtttcactttcgtgttctataccgattcctatataagagggatcaaccacattttttttttttttggtccttaCATGCTCTATACTATAGAGCAGGAGTAGACATGGCAAACATAGCATTTGTGCCTGCCAGCGTGCAAAAAACAAAGTGTTTGGTTGGTCGCTTGGTTATATGCACAGGGTGCACACAATTCAAATGAGAGACGTGACTCCGCAGCCGAATGCTTTACTCAATTCAATGTCAAAGCAGTATGCACCTTTGGTGCCACTGTGAACATTCAAACTAGACTTCATCAAGCGGCAACATCCAGTTCCAATGCATCAGCGCACAGCGAAATCACTTTGACAAGCTTGCTAGCATAAACATGACAGTCATCTGCTTCTCTTGACATGAACTCCGAGGCCTAGCTGCATGTTTGATGTGATGACTACAGTCTATGCAGTTGACCAGGTGCAGTCAACTGGTTGCCTAGTCAGGCAGTGAACAGAGTTAGTTGCTTCAAATCACTTTTGGTGCCACTGTTGTCACAACATGCAGTTGCGTAAACACAAAGCACTCATCATATTTTGCCCGCCACGataaaagtgcgaaaaaaaaattacactggACATGGCGCAGTAAAAATGACTGAATCAGAAGCAGCTTGGCTAAGGTTAGATGTGGTATCTCTTGGTCACAGCTTTCAATTTGCTTAGTGAAATTATGAAAGATGATGTCAAACTTAaaacattcatttttttctttaggtGTTCTGAGAAAGACCTGGCTTTCGTAAGATCCTGGCTTCCTTGTGTGTTCTTCTCGGGAGGCATTACAGTCGGCAACATTGGGCGGCTGCTTGCTCTGGTAAGGACCGTGGGCTTGCTTAAATTTTTAGGCAAAAACAAAAACGTCTGCATAGGAGTGGGAAATGCCTGCAAGAGTGAGCTGTGCTAGTTAGATTCCTGTTCTTGACAAGATCACTTGAGTGTTTCCATTTTTGTTGGCATTTTGTTATTGCAGTGCAGAAAAACTGACATTTAATTCCTAGTGTAGCACTGACCAAATTTAATTTTCCTGCTGATGCTTCCATCTTGGAGCATTCAAGCTGATTACATTGAGAACACGACACAGAACTGTACATCAGCCAACAAAGCAAAGATGAAACTTCAGATGCCAAGAATGCAGCATGTCATTAACTTTGTTATATTTGCTTACAGTCTTGAATTCAAGCAGTTTGACACTTATAGGTGCTACTAAGCGATTTAAATATACTTTCATGAAAGTGATAACTCTTCATTTATTATGCTGTTTGGCCGTACAGTACAGAGAACCTAGATTTACTATTTTGGTATTGTAACTTCGTACACCATTCCATAACATTTTATAGACGCAATTTACAAGCATTAATAGCAAGTTCCTTGCATAAAAGTCTATT
This genomic stretch from Dermacentor silvarum isolate Dsil-2018 chromosome 2, BIME_Dsil_1.4, whole genome shotgun sequence harbors:
- the LOC119442746 gene encoding insulin-induced gene 1 protein; this translates as MTATRSLLWRVSFLFCVGVFFSMMLDFFQIQYRLSAFERNLIGSVFMSSPWWVPAICGTAAVSVGLLYPCLDHKLGEETIPHHWSDVMKCVALFVGINQASAKIELQSDWQPALSLVLLSVSLWWLCDRTQGGFGLSILTAFVATLVAHFLVYYRIGRCSEKDLAFVRSWLPCVFFSGGITVGNIGRLLALGETSDEPLASKKHQE